GATGGGCAAACATTCACAGAAGTCCTCCTAGTGGGTCCAATTAGTACATCCAGTTGAATTTCCTTGCTACCTGTTAATATGAAGCCTTGTTTCTCATACAGCAGATGCCATGGGCTGCTGCAAGAGACTTATGCCAGAAGATCATCACTCTATAAACTCCCTGACTAACAGCACCTGTAGAGGTGCAGGTATTTAATCTAAATCAGAATAGAGTAAAAGAGGAGTTACATATGAGCCATTGCTGTTCCAGCACCAGAAAGAGGCCTTCTTGCTGTTcaccttctttttattttatgtttgaCACAGCTGAATTTCCCAAATGCTCTTGTGGCTAACCTTCTTTACAAAGTATAAACACTATTCCATTCTTATACAAGAGAAATACAGCTGTTTGTTATATACACACACCTTGACAGCAAGTCCTTGAAAGAACAGTGCAACATGAAATTACAGAGCCAACACCCACAGAGTACCTGTTCAGCTGCAGGCCAGGAAGTCTCTGCTCAGGAAGGCAATCAGTTAAGGTAAAATGCTATAACTGAACTCGTAACATTAGAATGGGATAATCAGAATTGTCTGACATGCTCTCATACCACATATTAGTCATATTCTGGTTTACAGACTGTAATTGCTGCATTTCACTGAAGCCATCCAATATAGAATGGAATTGCTGGAATACATCTCAATGGCGTAAGGAAGCAGCCTTGGTGGATGACACGTTATTGACTCTGAATTTTCAGACACGGAATATACTTGAGAGTAAAATGAAGACACGAGTGAGATCACACAAGGTTTTGGCAAGTATTTTTATGTTAACTGTTTTGGTTTATGactttttatggcttttttggtttctttagGAAATTCCTGCACAGCAAAAGGAATGAAGAATTCCAGAAGAGAGTTGACCTCCTTCAGTTCCAGACTGTATTCTGCTGCTATTTTCTCTGCAGTCCATATTTGAGGTTGAAGTTTATGATTATTAAGAAGTGTCAGAGCCTCCACAATGGAAATTTTGCCTATGGGAACTTTCTTAACATCTAGAGCTTCCAAGTGGCCTAATTTTGTAAgtctcttttcctcctgtttaCATGGAAGATGTTCACCACCTCCATCTTTTACCTAAttgagggaaggaaaacaaaaagagctCAACAGCAGTTCGGTTTACTATGCATACTGTAGCAGCTAAACCGCTTTGCTAAATATGGCGTTTCCTTTTAGCTTTccccatatttatttttaaaagcttagcCAGCCTAGCTTCTTCCACAGCTCTTCTATATAGTGTCAACTCCCAACCAAATGCTGAGAAGCTCCTATTCATTGCACTCTAAGTGTTGTATTGGCTTGGCAGCCCTTCATACAAGGCAAACTACAGATTCTGGTAGCCAAATGTAAATGCAGATAACCTAATATTTGGTACTGATTCATTGGAAGGgataaaaaaatcatacaaCAAATTGGTATCCTTCTGATACCACTGGAAAACTATTTCATGTagtctctcttcccttccttttgttttcaaattttaagttttgctgttagaagaaattccttcttttgCTCTGTCTAGAGAACAAGCTTTCCTGCTATTTTGCAGCATCGTATGGAGTTTAATTGCCATGACTACTGCAACATGTAGACACATAAAGTCTCTTCACCAAGGTCCCTTCGTATTTCCAAATCATTTCCAAACCAGCTTTGACTTCcacatatttccttttattaagATTTAACCAGTGAATGACACTGAATAAAAGGATATAATTAAGCCTTTCTTAAATTTAGAAGTACTTATATAGTAATCAGAGCCCACAGTCACTGATTATCAAACAGACACTCTGTATTAACTCACATGCTGAGAAAACTGATGTGGATGCTACAGCACCTGTGTGTCCGTTTCTGAACTACAAGGAATGTCTGGCCTGTACTCCATGTCTTCCTTCTACTTTGTGCTAAATCTGTGCTCGGATAAGGAATGATTTTTCAAATCTTAATTAGATCATCTGTCTCTGGGAATCTGCCACTTCAGGACTCCCGAGCTGGTGCCTTCCCACTTACCACAGGCAGACATCCCAAACATACACAGAGGTGTGTAGGCATCATGTATACAATGCACAAAGTCATCAGGATAACATCAGGAATGGGAAAAAGTTTTTGTATTGTTTTGCCCACAAGTTTCTGTGATTACATTTCAGCTGAGCTCTAACAACTGCAAGCAGACATACCACAAGGGCAAGTCTTATGTGGCAGCAACCTCGGAGTAGGCATGGAATCAAGCAAAGATTTGTTCCACTTTTGGCTTTTTCTCAAATCTCTCTTGACAGGCTTATAAATGAATATTGAAAGATACTGAAATTAAACCTTCAGCACTTCAAGATTAGAGCCCTAACCTGTGATGGAAATTAAGGATAGAAATTACTTGAAAATTTCAGGGAGGAACTGAAGAAatctatttgcattttaaatatttttagacttGAATACCATGTAAGTGGCAAATTGGAGAGATGTAGGGATTTTGCTAGATGACTATAAAAATTTTGTTGCTGAATAAAGCAGCTGGAATAAAGTAGTCCAATAAAGCAACAGGTAAAACACACAAGCCATAGCACAATATGATGGAAAAGAGGACACTGAACCCCAGTCTGCATTTTACAAAGGAGTATGCTTTGCCTTTCAAACTAGAAGATTGCAGCCACTGGCAATAAGGAAATGATGACCATACAACCCACAAGATTATGTAGAAAAAAACCTAAGGCACTTCATGAGCTGGATTAAAAAAAGTCTCTGCACTGTAGAACATTAGCATCACTAGTTAAACACTccattaaaatgtaaacatcTTTGTCCTCTaccacatccctgctcccccagcaaTCCAAATGTTTTCTAACAACTCAACAAATGACATCTGGCAAACTCCTTTATCTTTGCAAAAGGTTGGAGAACTATCCTGCCTCATAGGAAGCAGAAATGGGAATTTAGGTGAAAAACAATATAAGATCAACTCAATGTTAAAAAGGAAGACTGTGTCAGCATTTACAAGCTTGTATAATCATAATCTGTCACATGTTCAAAACCCGGGGTCAGACACAGTCAGTGCTATTGATGTATAGAAGAGTAATAAAACCACCACTTTTATCTAACAAAAAAAGGTAGCTTTTATGCACTAAGAGCATTTTTCTTGACACAAACTGTGCTGAGTTTGAAGACCACAAAGCTGATGCTGGTATGGCTCGTACAGAGAGATGCACTCACCCGCACTGGTGGATCTCTGGACTCCACATAAACATCTTTTAGCAAGGTGAGGAACCTATCATCCTTTCTGAGAACTTCTTCTTTTATCTCTGGGCTATCTAAAGGCAGTgagaagaagaagggaaaggaggaaaaaaaaaggagaaaagattgATCTGAGTCAAATCGTTTCCTTTTTGTTAGTTCTGCCAGCTCATCGCTTCCCCAGAGGCACGGCATGGCTCCCGCAAATTAACGTGTCCTCTTGGGAAGGTGTCATTCTTCCCACAGCCCTGACCGTAGCGACACCGCTTCACATGGTGGGGCTGGGCCAGTCAGCCGCCACAGCACAGCGGGAAGCACAGCCTGTGGTACgcctgcagcactgcctcagCAGCCGCTCCCTACTGCCACCCCAGCTACTGCCCCCAGCAAcccccagcaccacctccaCCAAGTGTCCCAGCAACCACCCCCTCACCCGCCCCATCAACTGCCCCAGGTCCTGGCCCCATCAACCACCTCCACCGACCGCCCGCTGCGACCGTCCCAGCAACAGCCTCCGCCAACCGCGCCATTAactgcccccagcccccgccCTCATCACGGAGCCCCGACAGGCCGCCTCCATCACCTCCCTCACGCCGCTTCCCGCTGggacccccccgcccccgccaaCCGTCCCACAGccgccccggcaccgccgccgcgGCTCCCGGCATGCCCCGCGCGCCCAGCCCCGCTCTCAATGTCAGCGGCCCCGCACCGGGGGCTTCGCCGCCGCCCCTCGCCCCGCAGCCGGCCccccccctgcccctcctccgCCCGCGCCACGGCCCCGCGCCGGGCCCACAGAGGCCGCCCCCACCGCCGGGGTCGCCCCGCGGGCAGGCGAGGCCGGCACTCACCGGCCATGGCGTCCGGTCGGGCGGTGGGGTGCCGCGGCGCGGGCGTGGGCTTCTCCTTGCTGATCTCGCGGCTAGCCCGGTTCTCCACGTTAAAATTCCGGAACACGCGGGTCACCCGCCCGCCCATCGCCGCCGCCAGCCGCGCCTGCGCACGGGGCAGGCCCCGACACGGGTTAATGCGCCGCGCCGGCGAATGCACCGGAAGAAAATCGGCCGAGTAGcgcaggaaaacaaacaaacaagcgAATGAGAACTACGGGCAAGGCGGTTCGCTTTGCACTTCGTACGTCCCGGCGGTGCTTTCTCCTTGCCCTCGGCGCTGCCCCCGACGCTGGCCCGGGGCGGCGTTGGTTGTGCCGTGGCTTTTCTAAACGCGTGCGTGACCGGAGCCCCCGCATCGGGCGGGTCCCGTTGGGAATGCTCTCAAAGCCGCGGGCTGCCCCAGAGTTTCCTTTTTAGCCGTGGTGGCTGGCGTGAGCCCCCGAACACGTTATGTCGTGACTGTCGCCGCTTTTTTGTCGGCGGGGATAGGCGCGGCTCCAAACTGCAGGGAGGGACATTTAATTCTCCCGTACTGTTGAGAATTTGTAGGCTACACAATGCTTTCAGGGTGCAGACCCTCTTTTTCAGCTCAAGCAAATAACCCTTCTTCTGACTTTGCAAAAATTGCAAAAACTACTTGTGAGGAAATACTGAGGAGGCCTTGAGCCATGCATGATAAGAAAGGTAAAATTGTAGACAGAATCTAAATTGTTGAGGTGGAATCATCAGTTCGTAGATTCAAGAAGCAAAGTGTGAAAATATACAGAATCCTCAGAGAAAGGAAGGTAGGAAGAACAAGAGTAAGAGCTATTGGCCTGATGCAAAAAGCGATAAAGCCTGATGGTTGACTACTTTATTCAACCACGACTGCTGATAAGGTGTTTTACCAACGGAGATCATTGACACTTCaatcccagctgctgtgtcGATAAGTAATTCCCTTATGGTTTGAAATTGTGTATATGCTGTTTGCAGACTCTTAGTGCCTTCTGGGCTGCTAGTTAGTGCATAGTAGTAGTTGCCTGAATGAAGTGACCTGGAGTGGGAGTGTTAATGAAGGGCAGAAAAAAGACCAAGCTtcttcttgtggtttttttttgggggggtgttgttttgttttgttttgttttaaagtgggaaacatctttttttctgcccttGCATCTATCTAGTTGTTCTTATTATTGTGGGTATGCAAAACTTGGGGTTTCAGAACTTGGTCTTCTACTAGTAGCTTTATTTAGTAGTAAC
The window above is part of the Corvus moneduloides isolate bCorMon1 chromosome 3, bCorMon1.pri, whole genome shotgun sequence genome. Proteins encoded here:
- the NDUFAF4 gene encoding NADH dehydrogenase [ubiquinone] 1 alpha subcomplex assembly factor 4 isoform X1 gives rise to the protein MGGRVTRVFRNFNVENRASREISKEKPTPAPRHPTARPDAMADSPEIKEEVLRKDDRFLTLLKDVYVESRDPPVRVKDGGGEHLPCKQEEKRLTKLGHLEALDVKKVPIGKISIVEALTLLNNHKLQPQIWTAEKIAAEYSLELKEVNSLLEFFIPFAVQEFPKETKKAIKSHKPKQLT
- the NDUFAF4 gene encoding NADH dehydrogenase [ubiquinone] 1 alpha subcomplex assembly factor 4 isoform X2; protein product: MPGAAAAVPGRLWDDSPEIKEEVLRKDDRFLTLLKDVYVESRDPPVRVKDGGGEHLPCKQEEKRLTKLGHLEALDVKKVPIGKISIVEALTLLNNHKLQPQIWTAEKIAAEYSLELKEVNSLLEFFIPFAVQEFPKETKKAIKSHKPKQLT